A portion of the Candidatus Poribacteria bacterium genome contains these proteins:
- a CDS encoding ABC transporter permease subunit, with protein MMFLTLIRQEFLTHLMSARFFAAVIITLLLVVANTFVLIGAHEERLADYSQKEAVNRETVAATPAYSVLKLKVQRPPNPLSLFSAGLETRFGSDIDIAFDSVPALSNPIADVRPEEEQWTFGSVPSLSSPGTPLGLNNPYLYLFSQIDIVFTFQVVLSLLSLLFAYDAIAGDWETGTLRLVLSHPVGRGSILLAKYLAAMVCLLLPVLMSLLLALIQCSFARSLQFNTDDFLRIGGIVLTTIVYLSVFYLIGLLISTTTRRAATSLMLCMFLWVVLVLVYPNWSRFALNPVGGMRAEKLSTNQQVAQIREEADRERDRFLASSPLKGDPPLFFDTFTGTGFYKGGGWYLGDFPRVNIQIELKNTADTLVTHLRRYYEFAATLQIQNAEKVYLVAEQLVAQISHRQARWDERLMKLSPASLYTFATAAWAGTDLDSMIDYIRAAQTYRRTLIDAFHERDVFASLQWFSTNQGTVDWSILPDFRFEQADVSINAQRALPELLLLVFINLVLFMITFLVFIKIEV; from the coding sequence ATGATGTTCCTAACCCTAATACGCCAAGAATTTTTGACCCATCTGATGAGCGCGCGTTTTTTCGCTGCGGTCATCATTACACTCCTACTCGTTGTCGCCAATACGTTTGTCCTGATCGGCGCACACGAAGAGCGTCTCGCCGACTACAGCCAGAAAGAAGCAGTGAACCGCGAGACAGTCGCAGCAACACCTGCCTATTCGGTCTTGAAGTTGAAGGTTCAGCGTCCTCCGAACCCCCTGAGTCTCTTTAGTGCTGGCTTAGAGACGCGTTTCGGCAGCGATATTGACATAGCGTTTGACAGTGTGCCAGCCCTCTCAAACCCGATAGCTGATGTCAGACCAGAGGAAGAACAGTGGACGTTTGGGAGCGTACCATCCCTCTCAAGTCCGGGGACACCCCTCGGTTTAAATAACCCCTATCTCTATCTCTTTTCACAGATAGATATTGTCTTTACCTTTCAAGTTGTGTTGAGTCTACTGTCCCTGCTTTTCGCTTATGATGCCATTGCAGGCGATTGGGAAACCGGCACCTTGCGCTTGGTGCTCTCACACCCTGTCGGGCGCGGGAGTATCCTGCTTGCCAAGTATCTCGCGGCGATGGTCTGTCTGCTGCTCCCTGTGCTAATGAGTCTACTGCTCGCCCTGATTCAGTGTTCTTTCGCGCGTTCCCTGCAATTCAACACAGACGACTTTCTACGAATTGGCGGCATTGTTTTGACAACAATTGTCTACCTATCGGTTTTCTACCTGATCGGTCTGCTCATTTCCACAACAACGCGCCGTGCTGCCACGTCCTTGATGCTCTGTATGTTCCTATGGGTGGTTTTGGTGCTTGTCTATCCAAACTGGAGTCGGTTTGCCCTGAATCCGGTGGGCGGCATGCGGGCAGAGAAATTATCCACCAACCAGCAGGTAGCACAGATTCGGGAAGAGGCAGATCGAGAACGGGATCGGTTCTTAGCGAGTAGTCCACTTAAGGGCGACCCTCCACTATTTTTCGATACATTTACAGGTACCGGCTTCTATAAAGGCGGGGGGTGGTATCTCGGGGACTTCCCTCGGGTTAACATCCAAATCGAATTGAAAAATACTGCGGATACCTTGGTAACACACTTGCGCCGTTACTATGAATTCGCCGCGACACTGCAAATCCAGAATGCCGAAAAGGTGTACTTAGTTGCGGAGCAACTGGTGGCACAGATATCCCACAGACAAGCACGATGGGATGAACGACTCATGAAACTCAGTCCGGCGAGTCTGTACACGTTTGCAACCGCCGCGTGGGCAGGTACCGATTTAGACAGCATGATCGACTATATTCGAGCCGCGCAGACATACCGGCGTACCCTCATTGACGCTTTTCATGAGAGAGATGTCTTCGCGAGTCTACAGTGGTTTTCAACGAATCAAGGCACCGTAGACTGGTCGATTCTGCCTGACTTTCGTTTTGAGCAGGCAGATGTCAGCATCAACGCACAGCGCGCCCTACCGGAATTACTTTTGCTGGTATTCATCAACCTTGTCCTATTCATGATAACATTTCTGGTCTTCATCAAAATTGAAGTATAG
- the dnaN gene encoding DNA polymerase III subunit beta, which produces MKNDDVVLIQRILAGDETAFASLVRKYQKQVHTLAWRKIRDFHIAEDITQETFLQAYQKLETLEDPTRFPRWLYVIADRLCIAWLRKNQRQTEPLEEADLSGIETEAYSRFVATEHAEIFAEARRDLVEKLLAKLKENNRTVITLHYLEGMTYAEIVNFLGVPENTIRSRLRRARQQLKKYEFMIQEALDITIEAEHHSQTHLNGDFGMKLTFERDNLLSSLQVLQGVASEQNTPPILIHAEGSTIECMATDMEIGIRMKVDGTVKEAGTILIPAGKLADIVKAWPTEKPIDLTTTTNNRIEITSGNGIHKTVKLADEEFPQLPSIDEAAFAIDGEILRSVLHKTEFAAPAKKARQACLNGLYFNLLEDRTEIVAADGIQLAVAHCEPLKLSQESDGFIVPLKAVKEIERTFANAPEIRISRIENQILFADERATVTTRLVDAEYPPYEKLIPGSSKAHIVVPKASIVHAMDKILSLANPECSRVCLEIDEQQIRISAKTSETDEIHETLAAESSTGNIRIGMNAQLLIETLLHIETESVSLEFSGVLNPVAVKPIGKDGHICLIMPMNLES; this is translated from the coding sequence ATGAAAAACGACGATGTTGTGTTGATCCAACGCATCCTTGCGGGTGATGAGACCGCCTTTGCAAGTCTGGTGAGAAAGTACCAGAAACAGGTCCACACGCTCGCATGGCGGAAAATTCGGGATTTCCATATCGCTGAAGATATTACGCAGGAGACCTTTCTGCAAGCCTATCAGAAATTGGAAACCTTGGAAGACCCGACACGGTTTCCAAGATGGCTTTATGTGATTGCAGATCGTCTCTGTATTGCGTGGCTCCGAAAAAACCAGCGACAAACCGAACCACTGGAAGAAGCCGACCTCTCAGGAATAGAGACAGAAGCATATTCCCGATTTGTCGCAACAGAGCACGCGGAAATTTTTGCTGAAGCGCGACGCGACCTGGTCGAAAAGTTGCTTGCGAAGTTGAAGGAAAACAACCGAACAGTCATCACGCTTCATTACCTTGAAGGCATGACTTATGCAGAAATCGTTAACTTCTTAGGTGTACCAGAAAACACGATTAGGAGTCGTCTCCGCCGCGCCCGGCAACAACTAAAGAAGTATGAATTCATGATTCAAGAAGCGTTAGATATCACAATTGAAGCGGAACATCACTCCCAAACACATTTGAACGGAGATTTCGGAATGAAATTAACCTTTGAAAGAGATAACCTTTTGTCCTCCCTACAAGTGCTACAGGGTGTCGCGAGTGAGCAGAATACGCCGCCTATTCTCATCCACGCCGAGGGAAGCACGATTGAATGTATGGCGACGGACATGGAAATCGGCATCAGAATGAAAGTTGACGGGACAGTCAAAGAAGCGGGTACAATCCTTATCCCCGCCGGAAAACTGGCGGATATTGTTAAAGCGTGGCCCACTGAGAAACCGATAGACTTGACAACTACGACAAACAATCGGATTGAAATCACTTCTGGAAATGGCATTCACAAAACCGTCAAACTTGCCGATGAAGAATTCCCACAACTCCCTTCCATTGACGAGGCAGCATTCGCTATTGATGGAGAAATCCTGCGGTCTGTTCTTCATAAAACTGAATTTGCTGCGCCTGCAAAGAAAGCCCGACAGGCATGCCTAAACGGACTCTATTTTAACCTGCTTGAGGACAGAACCGAGATCGTTGCAGCCGATGGTATACAACTTGCCGTCGCACATTGTGAACCCCTTAAATTATCCCAAGAAAGCGATGGATTCATCGTACCCCTCAAAGCCGTCAAAGAGATTGAACGAACCTTTGCTAACGCCCCAGAGATAAGAATCTCACGCATTGAGAACCAGATTCTCTTTGCGGACGAGCGCGCTACGGTGACGACGCGATTGGTAGACGCTGAATATCCGCCGTATGAGAAACTCATTCCAGGATCCTCTAAGGCGCATATAGTTGTGCCGAAAGCATCTATTGTGCATGCGATGGATAAAATTTTGTCGCTCGCAAATCCGGAATGCTCTCGGGTCTGTTTAGAAATAGACGAACAACAGATTCGGATCTCGGCGAAGACCTCTGAGACAGATGAAATACATGAGACATTAGCAGCCGAGTCCAGCACTGGGAACATCCGTATCGGTATGAACGCTCAGCTGCTGATAGAGACACTCTTGCACATTGAAACGGAGTCTGTGTCCTTGGAGTTTTCGGGTGTGTTGAACCCTGTCGCTGTTAAACCTATTGGTAAGGACGGACATATCTGCCTCATCATGCCGATGAACTTAGAATCCTAA
- a CDS encoding prolyl oligopeptidase family serine peptidase, which translates to MHTEMLRSIEDILSIELLTLFDPIAASPDGTRLAVAVQNYSRKRVGTGIDGYIPTGLLDLQEGSEIWLVNVQSGESRNLTPNWGTSYCPAWSPDGKRLAFYSDKHETAQLWIWEVGEDEPQLASDVMIRPFLAFTPPPLWTPDGTRIIVRLHAETETGEEPPPDQEKASVSVFESPIAGQSENAFRPRRTAWFDARYRADIGIITVATGEVQTLAHGFYPSGIRVAPDGSAAAFMSFQGIESNSQLFYDLYLSPLNGGPPKLLADSLKFSWGLSFTWSPNGRYIAYMTENKEAKDELFLISTTDGSQLNLTQDTDIELTNGSHPPLSPLWSSDSKHLFWVARGDLWRISVADKTVEKLTDGFDRHVVRIVRCAQADTVWAPDNAEVIYIHTVHFKNAQSGLHRVNLKTHEITQLVEEKRNYNPMGRNMDVAPQTGNIFYSIEDVRHPPDVWVADANFQNPRQLTQLNPNIETEPLGTSQIVTWQTPSGKNLRGALLLPPNYVEGKRYPLITQVYGGKFLSYQFNDFGTDHHGGNFLLTNQGYAVFLPDTPMETNAPVQELAEMVLSGIDTLIDMGIADPNRLGIMGHSYGGYCVNALITQTPRFAAAVSSAGRGNLISSYGHLTEEGDSMWIHWTESGQAKMGGSLWKFRDRYIENSPIFFLDKVETPLLLVVGALDVPAVPQAGEMFSGLRRLGKKAVLARYEGEGHAQVTSWRYPNVFDYWQRVLAWFDEHFPESV; encoded by the coding sequence ATGCACACCGAAATGTTAAGAAGTATTGAAGACATTCTGTCGATAGAACTCCTCACGCTATTTGATCCAATTGCTGCTTCCCCAGATGGGACACGACTTGCTGTTGCCGTTCAAAATTATTCCAGAAAACGCGTAGGAACTGGAATCGATGGTTATATTCCAACAGGCTTACTTGACTTACAGGAAGGCAGTGAAATTTGGCTTGTCAATGTTCAAAGTGGCGAATCTCGGAATCTCACACCGAACTGGGGAACAAGTTACTGCCCTGCTTGGTCACCAGATGGAAAAAGATTGGCTTTTTATTCGGATAAGCACGAAACAGCCCAACTGTGGATATGGGAAGTCGGCGAAGATGAACCACAACTCGCGAGTGATGTCATGATTCGACCTTTTTTGGCGTTCACACCCCCACCGCTCTGGACCCCTGATGGAACGCGTATTATCGTTAGGCTGCACGCAGAAACAGAGACAGGCGAAGAACCACCGCCAGACCAAGAAAAGGCATCAGTGTCAGTCTTTGAGAGTCCGATTGCTGGACAATCGGAAAATGCATTCCGACCGCGGCGAACTGCATGGTTTGATGCAAGGTATCGCGCAGACATTGGCATAATCACGGTTGCCACAGGGGAAGTCCAAACGTTAGCGCACGGCTTCTATCCATCCGGTATTCGCGTTGCCCCAGATGGAAGTGCCGCGGCGTTTATGAGTTTTCAAGGAATAGAAAGTAACTCGCAACTATTTTACGACCTCTATCTTTCGCCGCTGAATGGTGGACCCCCGAAATTACTTGCTGACTCGCTTAAATTTAGTTGGGGACTTTCGTTCACTTGGTCACCAAATGGACGCTACATTGCGTACATGACAGAAAACAAAGAGGCAAAAGATGAACTTTTCCTTATTTCGACAACTGACGGTAGCCAACTGAATCTCACTCAAGACACCGACATTGAACTGACAAATGGGTCGCATCCCCCTTTATCGCCTTTATGGAGTTCTGATAGCAAACACCTATTCTGGGTTGCGCGAGGCGATCTTTGGCGAATCTCTGTCGCCGATAAAACTGTTGAGAAACTGACAGATGGATTTGACCGTCATGTTGTCCGGATTGTTCGTTGTGCCCAAGCAGACACCGTCTGGGCACCGGACAACGCTGAAGTGATATACATTCATACAGTACACTTTAAAAATGCTCAGTCCGGTTTGCATCGCGTCAACCTGAAAACGCACGAAATTACACAGTTGGTTGAAGAAAAGCGTAATTACAATCCTATGGGTAGAAACATGGATGTTGCACCGCAAACGGGAAACATTTTCTACAGTATTGAGGATGTCCGTCATCCGCCCGATGTGTGGGTAGCGGATGCCAACTTTCAAAATCCACGGCAACTCACTCAACTGAATCCAAACATTGAAACAGAGCCGCTTGGTACTTCACAGATCGTCACTTGGCAGACACCCTCTGGCAAGAATCTCAGAGGTGCCTTGCTACTCCCACCAAACTACGTAGAGGGTAAACGCTATCCATTAATTACGCAGGTCTATGGCGGTAAATTTCTCTCATATCAATTTAACGATTTCGGCACAGATCACCATGGAGGCAATTTTCTGCTGACGAATCAAGGTTACGCTGTCTTCCTTCCTGATACACCGATGGAAACCAACGCGCCTGTCCAAGAATTGGCAGAGATGGTGCTCTCTGGTATAGATACGCTAATTGACATGGGAATTGCCGATCCCAACCGTTTAGGAATAATGGGGCATAGTTATGGAGGTTACTGCGTCAACGCCCTAATTACACAAACACCGCGGTTTGCCGCAGCTGTCAGCAGTGCCGGACGTGGGAACTTAATTAGTTCCTACGGACATTTGACAGAAGAGGGAGATAGCATGTGGATTCATTGGACAGAAAGTGGACAAGCCAAAATGGGAGGATCGCTTTGGAAATTCCGGGACCGATATATTGAAAACTCACCGATCTTTTTCCTTGATAAGGTGGAAACGCCTCTATTGTTGGTTGTTGGTGCTTTAGATGTTCCTGCTGTTCCACAGGCAGGGGAAATGTTTTCGGGTTTGCGTAGACTTGGGAAAAAAGCCGTTTTAGCGCGATATGAGGGCGAAGGACATGCCCAAGTTACATCATGGCGTTACCCAAATGTCTTTGACTATTGGCAGCGCGTGCTTGCTTGGTTTGATGAGCATTTCCCAGAATCGGTATAA
- a CDS encoding sigma-70 family RNA polymerase sigma factor, translating into MRSDISMHTTLKDEELIQLVQMGNESAFTELMSRYSPRIWKVIIANSRQRRDAEEILMDVWKSVWENINGLRSVESFGGWLHRIAYNACKRYYASLHHSTDEMPYSYADLTDQIDRDAVARFWETELHDAVREAVHHLPDKVRRVAVLYYLELWSVNEIHAELGLAIGTIKTKLRQTRELLRKEFDVELERGRTMSSKQEKSKHIQPRIKVIGVGSAGGNAVKRMIEDGLTDIEFYAVNTDKEALDKHHEATPVQIGANTTQGLGCGANPEIGRKAAEEDREKLHSLVADADIVFIIAGMAGGTGAGASPLIASLAREQGALAVGVVAQPFNFEGQRRGKKAEQGLQELQRNADSVVVVWNQQLLDSIEKKQKLAITIREAFHLSDEMLCRSVEKSISDFHASTLSGAT; encoded by the coding sequence ATGCGATCAGATATATCAATGCACACCACTTTGAAAGATGAAGAACTCATTCAACTTGTACAAATGGGGAATGAGTCAGCATTTACAGAACTGATGTCGCGTTATAGTCCACGCATCTGGAAAGTGATTATCGCCAATTCGAGACAACGCCGCGATGCTGAAGAAATTCTCATGGATGTCTGGAAATCTGTCTGGGAAAATATCAACGGACTGCGGAGTGTTGAGAGTTTCGGTGGATGGCTGCACCGCATTGCTTACAACGCTTGCAAGCGGTACTACGCTTCACTGCATCATTCAACAGACGAGATGCCGTATAGTTACGCTGATTTAACCGATCAGATCGATCGGGACGCGGTTGCGCGTTTCTGGGAAACAGAACTCCACGATGCTGTGAGAGAAGCAGTGCATCACCTGCCAGATAAAGTACGCCGCGTTGCGGTCCTATACTATCTGGAATTGTGGAGTGTCAACGAGATCCATGCTGAACTCGGATTAGCGATAGGCACAATCAAGACCAAATTAAGACAGACACGCGAACTTCTCCGCAAGGAGTTCGATGTCGAACTTGAAAGAGGGAGAACCATGTCATCTAAACAGGAAAAATCCAAACACATCCAACCCAGAATCAAGGTTATTGGGGTCGGTAGCGCGGGCGGCAACGCCGTCAAACGAATGATTGAAGACGGTTTGACGGACATCGAATTTTACGCTGTGAATACAGACAAGGAAGCACTCGACAAACACCATGAAGCAACACCGGTGCAGATCGGTGCTAACACCACCCAAGGGCTGGGTTGTGGCGCGAACCCAGAGATAGGTAGAAAGGCAGCTGAGGAAGACAGGGAAAAACTCCACAGCCTCGTAGCAGATGCGGATATTGTTTTTATCATAGCCGGTATGGCGGGTGGAACAGGCGCGGGTGCTTCGCCGCTGATTGCTTCCCTCGCTCGAGAACAGGGTGCTTTAGCCGTAGGCGTTGTGGCACAACCGTTTAATTTTGAAGGTCAACGTCGCGGTAAAAAAGCAGAACAAGGCTTACAAGAACTTCAGAGAAATGCTGATTCTGTTGTGGTGGTATGGAACCAACAATTGCTTGATTCAATAGAGAAGAAGCAGAAACTGGCAATCACAATACGTGAGGCATTCCATCTCAGCGATGAAATGCTGTGCCGCAGTGTTGAAAAAAGCATCTCAGATTTCCATGCCAGCACCCTGTCTGGAGCTACCTAA
- a CDS encoding ABC transporter permease subunit, translating into MIIVTRELLDHLTSLRFALTTLILVALMVTNAVVHLQTHPERVRKYSENVSASHTELKSRTQLYALLQKGPGKLYKRPSALTFIADGGDALLPSESVSGGFWRLYGLSYIWAMGVPRLNMDAISNHRPTAVVIDWVFIITYLLSFIPLLFTFDALSGERERGTLRLCLANPISRPALLVGKFLGSLTAVLIPFYFAVLFNLAIISTESWTQLSGTDWGRVGLIVLIASCYAGIFIAVGLIVSAMTRESRLSLVVLLLIWVTVVVFMPSTLGTLSTKWMPSVQTHHQFRMAKGTAFDQILSDFLNKRETLKERRQSAGTSQEEVAEVDTSELEIQREFVSKDMETRERLSRQHLAAQSAQVLHARRITRCSPAAIVQYALESMAGTGFNRHLQFLENCHLHIRQFRDFIVEMDRADPESLHFIGIPKGMSEKPVSPEAIPMFEDKLTFQDTLNSAIMDILLLILLLGIFLSGAFLVFLRSEI; encoded by the coding sequence ATGATTATTGTTACACGTGAACTTTTGGATCATCTCACGAGTCTCCGCTTCGCCTTAACCACGCTCATCCTCGTAGCACTAATGGTTACCAACGCCGTTGTGCATCTTCAGACACATCCTGAACGCGTTCGGAAATATTCTGAGAACGTTAGTGCCTCCCACACCGAGTTGAAATCCCGCACACAATTGTATGCGCTGCTGCAAAAGGGTCCAGGTAAACTATACAAACGTCCCTCTGCCCTCACCTTCATTGCCGATGGAGGGGATGCGCTTCTGCCAAGCGAAAGCGTAAGTGGTGGTTTCTGGCGATTATACGGACTGTCCTACATTTGGGCAATGGGCGTTCCACGTCTGAATATGGATGCGATCAGCAATCACCGCCCGACCGCAGTGGTGATTGATTGGGTCTTTATTATCACCTATCTGCTCTCCTTCATTCCGCTCCTGTTTACCTTTGATGCCCTCTCAGGGGAAAGAGAACGAGGGACGCTACGGCTGTGTCTCGCAAATCCGATCTCGCGTCCTGCTTTGTTAGTCGGCAAATTCCTTGGCTCGCTGACCGCAGTCCTCATCCCTTTCTATTTTGCCGTATTGTTCAATCTCGCCATCATTTCCACCGAGAGTTGGACGCAGCTCAGTGGGACAGACTGGGGACGTGTAGGGCTCATCGTCCTCATCGCTTCTTGCTATGCTGGCATCTTCATCGCCGTTGGACTTATCGTCTCCGCGATGACCCGAGAAAGTCGGTTAAGTCTCGTTGTCCTATTGCTAATTTGGGTGACCGTTGTAGTGTTTATGCCCTCAACCCTCGGCACTCTCTCAACAAAATGGATGCCCTCTGTCCAAACACACCATCAATTTCGGATGGCAAAAGGTACCGCCTTCGACCAAATTTTAAGCGATTTCCTCAATAAAAGGGAAACTTTAAAAGAACGCCGTCAATCAGCAGGCACCTCTCAGGAAGAAGTTGCAGAGGTAGACACTTCAGAATTAGAGATCCAGCGCGAGTTCGTTAGCAAAGACATGGAGACGCGGGAACGGCTGAGCCGCCAGCATCTCGCTGCACAAAGCGCGCAAGTCCTACACGCAAGACGAATAACCCGGTGCTCCCCTGCAGCGATTGTCCAATACGCGCTTGAATCCATGGCAGGTACAGGCTTTAATCGCCATTTGCAGTTCTTAGAAAATTGCCATCTTCATATCCGTCAGTTCCGAGACTTTATCGTTGAAATGGATAGAGCAGATCCAGAAAGCCTTCACTTCATCGGCATCCCGAAAGGCATGTCAGAAAAGCCTGTCTCACCAGAGGCTATCCCGATGTTTGAAGATAAACTAACTTTTCAAGATACACTCAATTCGGCTATAATGGATATACTGTTGCTCATTTTACTACTCGGTATATTTCTTTCAGGTGCCTTCCTCGTCTTCCTCCGTTCAGAGATATAA